The Dasypus novemcinctus isolate mDasNov1 chromosome 2, mDasNov1.1.hap2, whole genome shotgun sequence genome includes a region encoding these proteins:
- the CENPH gene encoding centromere protein H translates to MEKQPEKKGASQPAEPADSGAEGGPPQVAGAQAAGPDGRQTLLLRLRAQIKQQLLEYKSMVDANEEKTPEQIMQEKHIEAKIEDLENEIEESKIAFEMKRLALDRMQLSSALKKNLEKTDIKTSLLMDNMKHILKLNKLIMKSQQKSWDLEEKLLDVRKKRMQLKQASENKLLEIQTEKNKQKDDLDNMENSDKIKTMRQNLQMEIHITTVIQNVFQNLILGSKTNWAEDSAFKETVLQLEKNLSMM, encoded by the exons ATGGAGAAGCAGCCGGAGAAGAAAGGTGCCTCCCAACCAGCAGAACCAGCCGACTCTGGAGCGGAAGGCGGGCCGCCGCAGGTCGCCGGCGCCCAGGCAGCGGGCCCCGACGGCCGCCAGACCCTGCTGCTCAG GCTGAGAGCACAAATAAAGCAGCAACTCTTGGAATATAAATCAATGGTTGATGCAA ATGAAGAAAAAACTCCAGAACAAATTATGCAAGAAAAGCATATTGAAGC taaaattgaagacctagaaaatgaaattgaagagTCAAAAATTGCTTTTGAAATGAAACGTCTTGCATTAGACAG GATGCAGCTTTCATCTGCACTTAAAAAAAACCTGGAGAAAACTGACATCAAAACTag tttACTCATGGATAACATGAAACAcatattaaagttaaataaattaataatgaaaTCACAGCAG aAATCTTGGGATTTAGAAGAAAAACTGCTTGATGTTAGAAAGAAGAGAATGC AATTAAAGCAAGCTTCAGAAAATAAGCTTTTAGAAATACAGACTGAGAAGAACAAACAGAAAGATGACTTGGACAATATGGAAAATTCGGACAAGATAAAGACCATGCGACAAAACCTACAGATGGAGATACATATTACTACAGTTATTCAAAATGTGTTCCAg aaccTCATTTTGGGGAGTAAAACCAATTGGGCAGAAGACTCTGCCTTTAAGGAAACTGTTCTGCAACTTGAGAAGAATCTATCCATGATGTAA